The DNA region GGTGATGGCCGTGATCAGCACCGGGCCGACCCAGAGGATGACGAGGCTGCCGAGAACAGCCACGATGCGACCGACGGTGTCGACACCACACCATGCGATGGCCACGCCAACAAGGATCGCGGGTACCCAGCGAAGAAGCGGTGCGAGCCAGAACTGCCATTCGGCGTAGCTCGATCCCACGGGGATCATCAGCTCGGCCAGCCAGGATCCGCCGGCGAGCGCACCCAGACTCAGGCCGATGAGGGCGCCGGCGCGCGGTGCTCGCGCGATCAGCCAGAAGACCAGGATCCCGAGCAGGACTGCCAGCACGACAACGCCTATGAGCAGGCTCAGATAGAGCGTGGCTTCGCTTCGGGCTTGCAGCCCATTGCTCGTCACTGCAGCGGTCTGGACGACGGCTGTCGTATGCACGAGAAGCACCCCACCCAGGATCGCAACCCAGCCACCCACGCCCTGGCGCGAGCGGGTCGCTCGAGCGATGATGCCGGCGAAGACCGCCCCCGCTCCGAGGAGAGCCACGATGGTCGTGATCGCATACTGGCTGAACGGCAGCAGCGCGAGAGGCATGTCCCAGGGAAGCGTTTCAGCAGCCCAGAGGTTCTGCAACGGCAGACGCATGCCCGTGATGATCCACGGCAGGAGTCCAGCGACCGCCGCGGCGATGCCGATGAGCACCCAGAGCCAGGGTGAGATGGGCTTCGGCTGAGGCTCCGTCACAGCGGCCGAGCCGTAGCCACCCTGCGTCGTCGCACTCATGCGGTGCATCCTCCATGGAGATGAACGGCGTGGAGGCGGTTCGGCGCCCCCACGCCTTGCCCTCAGCCTAGGAGAACGGATGCCTCCCCACCGCGAACGACGACCCGCGCGTCGCTCGGCGATGGCGCGGCGCGGATCGCTCAGCGCGCGGGCGGAGCCGCCCGTCGCGAGGCACGGGCGGCGAGGGCCTTCAGCGCACGGTCGGCCGATCCGCCGAGCGCCCAGGTCTCGGAGAGCGCCGCGACGGCTGCGAGGGCATCTGCATCGAGCGGGCGGATGCGGGAGTCGAACTCGCCGAGGTCGAGGTCGCGCACGACCTCGACGACGGTCGGAGCGACGGCGAGGTAGTCGGCTGCCGCCAGGATCTTCGCCCGAATGCCAGCCGACATCGGCTCAGCGGCATCCGCCGCGGCTGCGATGATGCCGTCGAGGTCGCCGTGCTCCTGGAGCAGGGTCGCAGCGGTCTTCTCACCGATGCCGGCGACACCCGGCAGGCCGTCGGACGCATCACCGCGCAGGGCGGCGAAGTCGGCGTACTGGGCGGCCGTGACCCCGTACTTCGACAGGACGGTCTCTCCGGTGAGCACCTCGAGCTTGTTCATGCCGCGGGCGGTGTACACGATGCGCACGTCGCGATCGTCGTCGATGAGCTGGAACAGGTCGCGGTCGCCCGTAACCACGTCGACGGGCATCGTCGCCCGAGTGGCGAGGGTGCCGATCACGTCGTCGGCCTCGTGCTCGGCCGCACCGACGATGACGACGCCGAAGGCCTCGAGCGCCTCACGGATCAGCGGGATCTGGGCCACGAGGAGGGCAGGAGTCTCCTCGACGTCCGGCCCGCCGGCCACGACCTTGTCCACCCGGTGCTCCTTGTAGCTCGGGATGAGGTCGACCCGCCACTGGGGCCGCCAGTCGTCGTCCCAGCAGGCGACGAGATGGGTCGGCTCGAAGTCCGTGACCAGCCGGCCGATGAAGTCCAGCAGGCCGCGCACGGCATTCACCGGCGTTCCATCCGGCGCCGTGATGGTGTCCGGCAAGCCGTGGAACGCGCGGAAGTACAGCGAAGCGGTATCGAGAAGCATCAGGCGCTCAGGCATGCCCTGATCATGGCACGACCGGGTGACCCGCTGCTGCGTCGACGGACGCCGGAACCGACCGGGCTTCTCTCGCCCAGCATTCAGCTGCGCGGTGTTCACTCGGCCCATGGTCACCGGGAAGGATCGCTCACGATCGCGGCTGCTCGCCGCGTTGTCCGGCACCCACGACGGCCGCCCGGCCTGGGTCGACCGCATCGAGGAGGGCGACGACGCCGGGTTCTTCGGGCCCGGATCGGCCGCATGGGCGGTGCACGGCGGGATGCCCACGCTCGTGGCCGGCATCCGTGCCCTGCTCGTGCAGACGCTTCATCCCGGAGCCATGGCCGGTGTTCACGACCACTCGAGATTCGGTGAGGATCCGCTCGGCCGGCTCGCGGGCACAATCCAGTGGCTGACCATCGTCACGTACGCCGACACCGTCTTCGCCACCGAGGAGTCCGCCCGCGTGGGCAAGTACCACTCCCGGGTCGTCGGCACGTATCTCGACGCCCACGGCGTCGAGCGACCCTACGCGGCCGGCGACCCTGAGCTGCTCGCCTGGGTGCACCTCGCCTTCACGGACTCGTTCCTCGCGTGCCACACCATCTGGGGCGGGCCGATCCCGGGAGGAGCCGACGCCTACGTGCGGGAGTGGGCGACGGCCGGCGAACTCGTGGGTGTCGAGTCCCCGCCGCGCTCGGAACAGGAGCTCCGCGACCACCTGGCGGCGTTCTCGCGCGACGGGGTCTTGAAGAGCGATGAACGCGTGGCCGAGGCCGTGCGCTTCATCAGGCATCCCCCGCTGCCGAAGCCCATGCTGCCCGCCTACAGGGTGCTGTTCGCCGGCGCGGTGGCCAGCCTTCCCGACGACTATCGACGGATGCTGGGCCTCCGCCGATCCAGGCTGCCCGTGGTCTGGGCGACGGCCCGGGCTCTCACGGCCGTCCACCGGCTGCTCGGGAACAGGTCGCCATCCGAGGACGCCGCTCGCACGCGGATCGCACGGATCGGCTGGAGCCGCGACGTCGACGATGTCGGCGGCTCGAAGCCGTCGGAAGCGTCGGCCTCGGCGGAGTGAGCAGCGCGGTGCCCAGCTTGGGGGCACGCGCGGGGGATCCGCGCTCCCCTACGCTTCGGGGGAAGCCGCCCCTACGCGAACGGATGCCGCGATGTCGACAGCACCGCCCGGCTGGTATGCCGACCCCGGCGCCGCCCACGACCCATCAGTGCCTGCCGACTCGACGCGGTGGTGGGACGGCACGGCGTGGACGGAGCACACGCACGTGCCGGCATCCGTCACCGATGAGACCGGCGGATCCGGGGAACGCAACCCGTTCTCGCGCTACGCGCTCATCCTCGGGATCGCGACGATCGCCGCGGCCGCCGCCGTTGCTGTGACTCCACTCGCGGGACTCGTCGCTGTCATCACCGGCCTGCTCGCTCTCCTGCTCGGCATCCTCGGGATCGTGCGGTCGATGCGCACGCGTACGGGACGAACCGCATCGATCTGGGGAACGGTGCTCGGCCCGGCCGGCGTCATCCTGGCGGGGATCGTGTGGATCGTGACCTCCATCGCGATGACGCCGAATCTCGGCCTTCCGGGGTTCGACTACCCGCAACCCGTGTCCGAGACGGCCGAGCGCCGCATCATGAGGGATCTGGAGAGGGCAGCGGCCTCCGACCCTTCGGTGCCCGCCCCCGAGTCCGTGCAGTGCCCCGACGACATCGGCTACGACGACGTGCAGTTCCTCTGCACCATCGAATACCCCGACGGATCGTCGAACGTCGCCTTTGTCACCCAGACGGCATCGGGTCTGTACTGGCAGCCCTCCGAGCTAGGAGAAGAGGGCGAGTAGGCGGTCTCGAGCTCACCTGTAGCGGTGCCGCCGTCGCGACTCCTGCGTCACGACCCCCCGCAGCCGGCCTCAGTCGACGAGCGCGCGGAACCCGCTCATGAGTCCGACGCGCTGCTCCGACGTGCGCGCCAGTGGAGTCACGGCGAGCGTGGTGACGCCGGCCTCGGCGAAGGCCGCGACGCGCTCCTTCACATGGGCCGGAGACCCGATGAGGTTGATGGCCCGAGCCAGCTCATCGGGAACCGCCGCGGTCGCCTCGTCCTTGCGCCCCTCCAGGTACAGGTCCTGGATGAGCGCCGCCTCCTTCTCGAAGCCGTACTGCGACACCAGGTCGTTGTAGAAGTTCTTGCCCCGCGCGCCCATGCCGCCGACGTACAGGGCGATCTGCGGCTTCACGAGCGGGAGGACGGCGTCGGCGTCGTCCCCGATGTACAGCGCCGGGCTCGCGAAGACGTCCAGGCTGGCGAGGTCGTCCGAACGCTTGGCCAGGCCGGCATCGAGCGACCCGCCCCAGACGTCGCGCGCTCGCTCGGGGTGGAAGAACATCGGCATCCAGGCATCGGCGATCTCGGCCGTCTGTCTGACACTGGCCGGGCCGAGTGCCGCGACGACGATCGGGATGCGGTCGCGCACCGGGTGATTGATGAGCTTCAGCGGCTTGCCCAGCCCGGTTCCCTGCTCGGCCGGCAGCGGAATCCGGTAGCTGCGGCCCTCGTACTCCACGCGGTCGCGGCGCCACACCATGCGGCAGATGTCGATGATCTCCCGCGTGCGCCGCAGCGGTGCGTCGTAGGGAACTCCGTGGAAGCCCTCGATGACCTGGGGGCCGGAGGCGCCGATGCCGAGCACGAATCGTCCGTCCGAGACGAAGTCGAGACCGGCGGCCGTCATGGCCGTGAGCGAGGGCGTGCGTGTGTAGATCTGCAGGATGCCTGACGCCAGCTTGATCGTGTCGGTCACGGCGGCGAGGTAGCCGAGCTGACTCACGGCGTCGAAGCTGTAGGCCTCTGGCACGATGACGATGTCGACCCCGGCCTTCTCGAGCTCTCCGACCTCGGCGGCCGTCTCGCGGAATCCGCCCGAGTAGTTCAGCATCATGCCGATGTCCATGTGAGTCCTCACTGCGCTGTGGTGTCGTCAGGCTGCGCGAGATGCACGCGGCCAGCGTCCAGTATGCCCCGGGGCCGCATCCGTACCGAAGCCGCTGCGCGCATATGCAGGATCAGCTGCGTTTCAGCCGCGATATGGGGCTGAACCTTGTCTCATCCTGCAATCCCTGCGCCGCCGATGCGGCATCCGGTGTCTCGTGAACTCTGCGTGACGACCATGGCGCGCCCCCCGATCGGGGGAATAGTCTTCGCTCGAATGACAGCGCTCTCATCCCCTGAATGAAAGGCATGCATATGACACAACCGACGATCGTCCTGGTGCACGGAGCCTGGGCTGACGCCTCGAGTTGGAACGCGGTCGCCACCGACCTGCAGGGTCGCGGCTTCACTGTTCTCGCACCCACCAACCTCCTGAGGGGCGTGGCGACGGATGCCGCCTAC from Leifsonia sp. Root1293 includes:
- a CDS encoding LLM class F420-dependent oxidoreductase, producing the protein MDIGMMLNYSGGFRETAAEVGELEKAGVDIVIVPEAYSFDAVSQLGYLAAVTDTIKLASGILQIYTRTPSLTAMTAAGLDFVSDGRFVLGIGASGPQVIEGFHGVPYDAPLRRTREIIDICRMVWRRDRVEYEGRSYRIPLPAEQGTGLGKPLKLINHPVRDRIPIVVAALGPASVRQTAEIADAWMPMFFHPERARDVWGGSLDAGLAKRSDDLASLDVFASPALYIGDDADAVLPLVKPQIALYVGGMGARGKNFYNDLVSQYGFEKEAALIQDLYLEGRKDEATAAVPDELARAINLIGSPAHVKERVAAFAEAGVTTLAVTPLARTSEQRVGLMSGFRALVD
- a CDS encoding 5'-3' exonuclease — its product is MPERLMLLDTASLYFRAFHGLPDTITAPDGTPVNAVRGLLDFIGRLVTDFEPTHLVACWDDDWRPQWRVDLIPSYKEHRVDKVVAGGPDVEETPALLVAQIPLIREALEAFGVVIVGAAEHEADDVIGTLATRATMPVDVVTGDRDLFQLIDDDRDVRIVYTARGMNKLEVLTGETVLSKYGVTAAQYADFAALRGDASDGLPGVAGIGEKTAATLLQEHGDLDGIIAAAADAAEPMSAGIRAKILAAADYLAVAPTVVEVVRDLDLGEFDSRIRPLDADALAAVAALSETWALGGSADRALKALAARASRRAAPPAR
- a CDS encoding oxygenase MpaB family protein, whose amino-acid sequence is MVTGKDRSRSRLLAALSGTHDGRPAWVDRIEEGDDAGFFGPGSAAWAVHGGMPTLVAGIRALLVQTLHPGAMAGVHDHSRFGEDPLGRLAGTIQWLTIVTYADTVFATEESARVGKYHSRVVGTYLDAHGVERPYAAGDPELLAWVHLAFTDSFLACHTIWGGPIPGGADAYVREWATAGELVGVESPPRSEQELRDHLAAFSRDGVLKSDERVAEAVRFIRHPPLPKPMLPAYRVLFAGAVASLPDDYRRMLGLRRSRLPVVWATARALTAVHRLLGNRSPSEDAARTRIARIGWSRDVDDVGGSKPSEASASAE
- a CDS encoding DUF2510 domain-containing protein, yielding MSTAPPGWYADPGAAHDPSVPADSTRWWDGTAWTEHTHVPASVTDETGGSGERNPFSRYALILGIATIAAAAAVAVTPLAGLVAVITGLLALLLGILGIVRSMRTRTGRTASIWGTVLGPAGVILAGIVWIVTSIAMTPNLGLPGFDYPQPVSETAERRIMRDLERAAASDPSVPAPESVQCPDDIGYDDVQFLCTIEYPDGSSNVAFVTQTASGLYWQPSELGEEGE